Proteins encoded together in one Coregonus clupeaformis isolate EN_2021a chromosome 30, ASM2061545v1, whole genome shotgun sequence window:
- the LOC121546701 gene encoding sterile alpha motif domain-containing protein 10-like isoform X2, producing the protein MAVDASSFSFCRPAVEYRALPEDFKHLSRQTGGNLTWHDGRGQKTAGGRTVKLLQQPGTESYQRCSGDFYGIYHTSPTQPSLIRPVVLWTQQDVCRWLKKHCPHNYLTYVEAFSHHAITGRALFRLNGEKLERMGLVQETLRQELLHQVLQLQVQEEERNLQLLSRGGSFGNLS; encoded by the exons CCTCCAGTTTCAGTTTCTGCCGGCCTGCTGTGGAGTATAGGGCACTGCCTGAGGACTTCAAGCACTTGAGTCGACAGACGGGAGGGAACCTTACCTGGCATGACGGGCGTGGTCAGAAAACAGCAGGGGGCCGGACAGTGAAGCTGCTCCAACAGCCTGGGACAGAGAGCTATCAG CGTTGTTCAGGTGACTTCTATGGAATCTACCACACCAGCCCCACCCAGCCCAGTCTGATCCGACCTGTGGTGTTATGGACTCAACAGGACGTCTGCCGATGGTTGAAGAAACACTGTCCTCACAACTACCTGACCTACGTCGAAGCCTTCTCTCATCACGCCATCACAG GCCGTGCTCTGTTTCGTCTGAATGGAGAGAAGTTGGAGAGGATGGGCTTGGTGCAGGAGACACTGAGGCAGGAGCTCCTACATCAGGTGCTTCAACTGCAGGTGCAAGAGGAGGAACGTAACCTGCAGCTCCTTAGCAGAG GTGGCTCTTTTGGGAATCTGTCGTAA
- the LOC121546701 gene encoding sterile alpha motif domain-containing protein 10-like isoform X1 has translation MAVDAASSFSFCRPAVEYRALPEDFKHLSRQTGGNLTWHDGRGQKTAGGRTVKLLQQPGTESYQRCSGDFYGIYHTSPTQPSLIRPVVLWTQQDVCRWLKKHCPHNYLTYVEAFSHHAITGRALFRLNGEKLERMGLVQETLRQELLHQVLQLQVQEEERNLQLLSRGGSFGNLS, from the exons CAGCCTCCAGTTTCAGTTTCTGCCGGCCTGCTGTGGAGTATAGGGCACTGCCTGAGGACTTCAAGCACTTGAGTCGACAGACGGGAGGGAACCTTACCTGGCATGACGGGCGTGGTCAGAAAACAGCAGGGGGCCGGACAGTGAAGCTGCTCCAACAGCCTGGGACAGAGAGCTATCAG CGTTGTTCAGGTGACTTCTATGGAATCTACCACACCAGCCCCACCCAGCCCAGTCTGATCCGACCTGTGGTGTTATGGACTCAACAGGACGTCTGCCGATGGTTGAAGAAACACTGTCCTCACAACTACCTGACCTACGTCGAAGCCTTCTCTCATCACGCCATCACAG GCCGTGCTCTGTTTCGTCTGAATGGAGAGAAGTTGGAGAGGATGGGCTTGGTGCAGGAGACACTGAGGCAGGAGCTCCTACATCAGGTGCTTCAACTGCAGGTGCAAGAGGAGGAACGTAACCTGCAGCTCCTTAGCAGAG GTGGCTCTTTTGGGAATCTGTCGTAA